One genomic segment of Pseudorasbora parva isolate DD20220531a chromosome 6, ASM2467924v1, whole genome shotgun sequence includes these proteins:
- the LOC137078675 gene encoding succinate dehydrogenase [ubiquinone] iron-sulfur subunit, mitochondrial-like, producing the protein MFTCNSLTRSSLAFRNCRTLVLVRYAQTAAAPAPEPKIKKFQIYRWDPDTPGDKPRMQTYMVDLNTCGPMILDALIKIKNEMDPTLTFRRSCREGICGSCAMNINGGNTLACIDKTDTNTSKVTKIYPLPHMYVVKDLVPDMNNFYAQYKSIEPYLKKKDESKQGKEQYLQTIEDRQKLDGLYECILCACCSTSCPSYWWNGDKYLGPAVLMQAYRWMIDSRDDFAEERLSKLQDPFSLYRCHTIMNCTKACPKGLNPGKAIAEVKKMMATYKEKRLSAT; encoded by the exons ATGTTCACGTGCAATTCTCTTACACGCAGCTCTCTTGCTTTTCGCAACTGTAGGACGTTGGtg CTGGTGCGATATGCCCAGACAGCagctgcccctgcccctgagccaaaaataaagaaatttcAGATTTACAGATGGGACCCTGACACACCTGGTGACAAGCCCCGCATGCAAACCTATATGGTTGATTTGAACAC ATGTGGTCCAATGATTCTTGATGCcctcatcaaaattaaaaatgaaatggaCCCGACACTCACCTTCAGACGCTCATGTAGAGAGg gtatctGTGGCTCATGTGCTATGAACATCAATGGGGGCAACACTTTAGCCTGTATAGACAAAACCGATACAAATACCAGCAAAGTGACAAAGATTTACCCTCTCCCTCACATGTATGTTGTGAAAGATCTTGTCCCT GATATGAACAACTTTTATGCTCAGTACAAGTCCATCGAGCCCTATCTAAAGAAGAAGGATGAGTCAAAGCAGGGAAAAGAGCAGTACCTCCAGACAATCGAAGACCGTCAAAAGCTG GATGGCCTGTATGAATGCATTCTGTGTGCTTGCTGCAGCACTAGTTGTCCTAGTTACTGGTGGAATGGAGACAAGTACCTTGGTCCAGCTGTGCTCATGCAG GCATATAGGTGGATGATTGATTCTCGTGATGACTTTGCAGAAGAGCGTCTGTCCAAATTACAGGACCCTTTCTCCCTCTACCGCTGTCACACAATAATGAATTGTACAAAGGCATGTCCCAAG GGACTCAATCCCGGAAAGGCCATAGCAGAGGTTAAGAAAATGATGGCGACTTACAAAGAAAAGAGATTGTCGGCCACCTGA